One segment of Niabella beijingensis DNA contains the following:
- a CDS encoding peroxiredoxin family protein: protein MKHLFLSALLCCSCICYGQQQTALIKGRLLNVKEFIPYIYYSYETENGPVSDSVPVTHDRYTIPIKEELPLLIHLRSRPLDDRSRPRRLITASVYIQPGINEIFSKDSFPNTSIPHNTANKEYIKLETASKIYSQKEDSLGMQLRAARSTNDTATMFAVQARLTKVQRAANGIYETYARQHPQSPIALYALTRCCGAIIDAEKAGPLFDSLPVAVKHSTAGRNFEKRLLVAKKVSGGAAAPGFSQADTSGKQVALADFKGNYLLLEFWASWCIPCRLSNPSLVALFNRFREKGFTILSVSLDKQEGKQKWIDAIRKDGLNWTHISSLDGFDNPVAKLYDVHEIPQNFLIGPDGKIIARNLDVDGLENRLAPLLK from the coding sequence ATGAAGCATCTTTTTTTATCCGCTTTGCTTTGTTGCTCCTGCATATGTTATGGCCAGCAACAGACGGCTCTTATAAAAGGCCGGCTGCTGAATGTAAAGGAATTCATACCTTATATTTATTACAGCTATGAAACAGAGAACGGACCGGTATCGGACAGCGTGCCTGTGACCCATGACCGTTATACCATTCCGATCAAAGAAGAACTGCCGTTGCTGATCCATCTGCGCAGCAGGCCGCTTGACGATCGTTCCCGGCCACGAAGACTGATCACCGCTTCCGTTTATATCCAGCCGGGGATCAATGAAATCTTTTCAAAAGATTCTTTTCCCAATACCTCCATTCCTCATAATACGGCCAATAAAGAATATATTAAGTTAGAAACAGCGTCAAAGATCTACTCCCAAAAAGAAGATTCATTGGGAATGCAGTTAAGGGCCGCCCGGTCGACCAATGACACGGCAACCATGTTTGCCGTACAGGCCCGGCTCACCAAAGTTCAACGTGCTGCCAATGGTATTTACGAAACCTATGCCCGGCAACATCCGCAATCGCCCATTGCCTTATATGCATTGACCCGCTGCTGCGGAGCAATTATTGATGCAGAAAAAGCAGGGCCGCTTTTTGACAGCCTGCCTGTCGCTGTTAAACACTCGACCGCAGGCCGGAATTTTGAAAAAAGATTATTGGTGGCAAAAAAAGTTTCCGGAGGTGCTGCTGCGCCCGGATTTTCTCAGGCAGACACATCGGGGAAACAGGTGGCACTGGCTGATTTTAAAGGCAACTACCTGCTGCTGGAGTTCTGGGCCAGCTGGTGCATCCCCTGCCGGTTGTCTAACCCCTCACTGGTAGCGCTTTTTAACCGGTTCCGCGAAAAGGGTTTTACCATACTCAGTGTATCGCTCGACAAACAGGAAGGTAAACAAAAATGGATCGATGCCATCCGGAAGGATGGGCTGAACTGGACCCATATATCGAGCCTGGATGGATTTGACAATCCTGTTGCGAAGCTGTACGATGTACACGAGATCCCCCAGAATTTTCTGATCGGTCCGGATGGGAAGATCATTGCCCGCAATCTTGACGTGGACGGCCTTGAAAACCGGCTTGCTCCGTTATTAAAATAG
- a CDS encoding FAD-binding and (Fe-S)-binding domain-containing protein: MDFKHLETEFSGELFYDDSSLHRAQKMVYATDASVYQEQPLAVAHPKDRNDLKTLIRFANQNNISLIPRAAGTSLAGQVVGNGIVVDISRHFKQILEVNKEEKWVRLEPGIIRDDLNAALKPYGLLFAPETSTASRAMIGGMIGNNSCGLHSIVWGDTRQHLLEATVLLSNGEEVVLKYRTAADMEAKARAATLEGKIYKELLTLLNDPVNQTVIRKNYPKRSLKRRNTGYALDALLEEMEAGTGGFNCCRLLAGSEGTLAFVTEVKLNLLPLPPAKDALVCIHCASLADALHANNVVLRHHPMASELVDRYIMDFTKGHPVYQQNRFFIEGAPEALLMVEFMEDTDEKLDERTAALIEDLKRDGLGYAWPVIKGPQTKLVWDIRKAGLGLIRNMPGDRQPVNLIEDCAVSPEDLPAYIEDLQQLLDGYGLTASYYAHAGAGELHVEPMINLKTEEGRQVFRDVLRDTVGLVKKYNGSLSGEHGDGRLRGEFIASAMGDAVYGLLQQVKQFFDPAGVFNAGKIVNTPQMNEQLRYDPQKTPRNIATVFDFTAQENILRLTEKCSGSGDCRKSHITGGTMCPSYMATLQEKDTTRARANILRQFLTNTSAENPFDHPEIKEVMDLCLSCKACKSECPSSVDIAKLKAEFLQHYYDANGIPFRSKLIAGFTRSQRLGIMVPGIYNAMAGNKFTSGLIKKIAGFAPDRSLPAVGKTTLRSWFEKYKKTTAQQYNRKVHLFCDEFTNYNDVEIGKTTIKLLNALGYGVTIPVHKESGRTWLSKGLVRQAQKIITENVAALSKVVTADQPLIGIEPSALLTFRDEAPDLVPAALKTNARQLAAQSFLIEEFLAGEYEKGHITSGRFTEAKQTVKLHGHCYQKSFGIVPSVQKALSIPVNYYVELIPSGCCGMAGSFGYEKEHYDVSMKVGELVLLPAVRSAAADTLIAASGTSCRHQIKDGAKRQSLHPVEVLWAALK; this comes from the coding sequence ATGGACTTTAAGCATTTGGAAACGGAATTTTCCGGGGAACTGTTTTATGACGACAGCAGCCTGCACCGGGCACAGAAAATGGTGTATGCCACCGACGCTTCCGTTTACCAGGAGCAGCCGCTGGCAGTGGCACATCCCAAAGACAGGAACGATCTGAAAACGCTCATACGCTTTGCCAATCAGAATAACATTTCACTGATCCCCCGTGCTGCGGGCACATCGCTGGCAGGGCAGGTAGTAGGGAACGGCATCGTGGTGGATATATCCCGGCACTTTAAACAGATCCTGGAAGTGAATAAGGAGGAAAAATGGGTGCGGCTGGAACCGGGTATTATCCGGGACGACCTGAATGCGGCACTAAAACCCTATGGATTATTGTTTGCCCCGGAAACCTCCACCGCCAGCAGGGCCATGATCGGCGGAATGATCGGCAATAATTCCTGCGGTCTGCATTCCATTGTATGGGGCGATACCCGGCAGCATTTGCTGGAAGCTACCGTGTTGCTGAGCAACGGGGAAGAAGTAGTGCTGAAATACAGGACGGCAGCAGATATGGAGGCAAAGGCCCGGGCGGCTACCCTGGAAGGAAAGATCTACAAAGAACTTTTGACGCTGTTAAACGATCCGGTCAACCAGACCGTCATCCGCAAAAATTATCCCAAACGCTCGCTGAAACGGCGCAACACCGGATATGCGCTGGATGCGCTGCTGGAGGAGATGGAAGCCGGAACGGGTGGTTTTAATTGCTGCCGGCTCCTTGCGGGATCCGAAGGCACACTGGCCTTTGTAACGGAAGTCAAACTGAACCTGCTGCCGCTGCCGCCGGCGAAAGATGCGCTGGTCTGCATTCATTGTGCATCACTTGCAGATGCGCTTCATGCTAATAATGTGGTGCTGCGGCACCATCCCATGGCTTCGGAGCTGGTAGACCGGTACATCATGGATTTTACAAAGGGACATCCCGTATATCAGCAGAACCGTTTTTTTATTGAAGGTGCTCCCGAGGCGCTGCTGATGGTGGAATTTATGGAGGATACGGATGAAAAGCTGGACGAACGGACCGCTGCTTTGATCGAAGATCTGAAACGGGACGGACTGGGCTATGCCTGGCCGGTGATAAAAGGCCCGCAGACAAAACTGGTATGGGATATCCGGAAGGCCGGTCTGGGGCTGATCCGCAACATGCCCGGGGACCGGCAGCCGGTGAACCTGATCGAAGACTGTGCCGTTTCTCCCGAAGACCTGCCGGCCTATATCGAAGACCTGCAACAACTGCTGGACGGATATGGTCTTACCGCTTCTTATTATGCCCATGCGGGTGCGGGTGAATTGCATGTGGAGCCGATGATCAACCTGAAAACAGAAGAAGGAAGACAGGTGTTCCGTGATGTGCTGCGCGATACGGTAGGATTGGTTAAAAAATACAATGGTTCATTAAGTGGAGAGCACGGCGATGGCCGGTTAAGAGGCGAATTTATTGCCAGCGCTATGGGTGATGCAGTATATGGGCTGTTGCAGCAGGTGAAACAGTTTTTTGATCCGGCGGGTGTTTTTAACGCAGGCAAGATCGTGAATACCCCCCAAATGAATGAACAGCTGCGCTATGACCCGCAAAAAACGCCGCGTAATATAGCTACGGTGTTTGACTTTACCGCCCAGGAAAATATCCTGCGGCTTACCGAAAAATGCTCCGGCTCGGGTGATTGCCGGAAATCGCATATCACAGGGGGTACCATGTGCCCTTCTTATATGGCAACTTTGCAGGAAAAAGACACCACGCGTGCACGGGCAAATATTTTGCGGCAGTTCCTTACCAATACTTCAGCGGAGAATCCTTTTGATCATCCTGAGATAAAGGAAGTGATGGACCTTTGCCTGAGCTGTAAGGCCTGTAAGTCGGAATGCCCTTCCAGTGTGGATATCGCCAAACTTAAAGCTGAATTCTTACAACATTATTATGATGCCAACGGGATTCCGTTCCGCTCAAAGCTCATAGCAGGTTTTACAAGATCGCAGCGGCTGGGTATTATGGTGCCTGGAATTTATAATGCGATGGCCGGTAATAAATTTACCTCGGGCCTGATCAAAAAAATAGCAGGCTTTGCACCCGACCGCTCGTTACCTGCGGTAGGTAAAACAACATTGCGCAGCTGGTTTGAAAAATATAAAAAAACAACGGCACAGCAATACAATAGGAAAGTACATTTGTTCTGTGATGAGTTCACCAATTACAACGATGTGGAGATCGGCAAAACCACCATCAAACTACTCAATGCCCTGGGTTACGGAGTGACAATTCCCGTACATAAGGAAAGCGGGCGCACCTGGCTTTCCAAAGGACTGGTGCGGCAGGCACAAAAGATCATTACAGAAAATGTAGCAGCACTTTCAAAAGTGGTCACGGCAGATCAGCCATTGATCGGTATCGAACCCAGTGCCCTGCTTACTTTCAGGGATGAAGCGCCGGACCTGGTGCCCGCGGCACTTAAAACCAACGCACGGCAACTGGCTGCGCAGAGCTTTCTGATCGAAGAATTTCTGGCCGGTGAATATGAAAAAGGACATATCACATCCGGCCGGTTCACGGAAGCGAAACAAACGGTAAAACTGCACGGCCACTGTTATCAGAAATCTTTCGGAATTGTGCCTTCCGTGCAAAAAGCACTCAGTATCCCTGTTAACTATTATGTGGAGCTGATCCCTTCGGGTTGTTGCGGTATGGCCGGCTCCTTTGGGTATGAAAAGGAACATTACGACGTATCGATGAAAGTAGGGGAGCTGGTACTATTGCCGGCAGTACGGTCGGCAGCCGCTGATACCCTTATTGCCGCATCCGGTACCAGCTGCCGCCACCAGATAAAGGATGGTGCAAAGCGGCAGAGCCTGCATCCCGTGGAAGTATTGTGGGCCGCGCTGAAGTAA
- a CDS encoding prolipoprotein diacylglyceryl transferase family protein translates to MSLEFPVYLHFGTHRILLHMVTELASFFIAFRVYVYLKKKQGDTISGMNRLYILLGATIGALLGSRLLGGLEDPAALAASASPLQYFYMNKTVVGGFLGGLTGVEITKKIIGEKQRSGDLYTYPILLGLIIGRIGCFSMGVQEETYGLPTRLFTGMDLGDGLLRHPVALYEIVFLLLLALFLRRTGRAVQLDSGARFKIFMIGYLLFRFLLDFIKPHYTWPVGLSSIQIACLLGLLYYFRYIIQPKKLLIRHAGPSIHLL, encoded by the coding sequence ATGAGTCTGGAATTTCCGGTATACCTGCATTTTGGAACACACAGGATCCTGTTACATATGGTAACGGAATTAGCCAGTTTTTTTATTGCTTTCCGGGTCTACGTCTATCTTAAAAAAAAGCAGGGGGATACCATATCAGGAATGAACCGGTTGTATATTTTACTGGGTGCCACTATCGGTGCGTTGCTGGGCTCACGCCTGCTGGGCGGACTGGAAGACCCGGCGGCGCTGGCTGCCAGTGCTTCACCGCTTCAATACTTCTATATGAATAAGACCGTTGTCGGTGGTTTTCTGGGCGGACTGACCGGTGTGGAAATAACGAAAAAGATCATTGGTGAAAAGCAACGCAGTGGTGATCTGTACACTTACCCGATCCTCCTGGGACTGATCATCGGTCGTATCGGCTGCTTCAGCATGGGCGTGCAGGAGGAAACCTACGGATTACCTACCCGGCTTTTCACAGGAATGGATCTGGGCGATGGTCTGTTGCGGCATCCGGTTGCCCTGTATGAGATCGTTTTCCTGCTGCTGCTGGCACTGTTCCTGAGACGCACCGGACGGGCAGTACAGCTGGACAGCGGCGCGCGGTTCAAGATCTTTATGATCGGGTACCTGCTGTTCCGGTTTTTGCTGGATTTTATAAAACCGCATTACACCTGGCCGGTGGGATTGTCGTCCATCCAGATCGCTTGCTTACTGGGATTATTGTATTATTTTAGATATATCATTCAACCTAAAAAATTACTGATCCGTCATGCCGGTCCGTCCATACACTTACTATGA
- a CDS encoding sulfatase-like hydrolase/transferase: MKLKRFWPFVGCVLLTIRVWAQSTEQRPNVILIYSDDQGWADLHSFGSNDLYTPVLDSLGASGVRFTQFYAASPICSPSRASLLTGRYPQRAGLPEMASSLKGVEGMPGNQYTMGELFRDAGYKTAHIGKWHVGYTPETMPNAQGFDYSFGFMGGCIDNYSHFFYWNGPNRHDLWRNGTEIHEDGAYFPDLMVREAGAFMEKNRNDPFFIYFAINVPHYPLQGEKKWLDYYREKGLASPRAQYAAFVSTMDEKIGMLLNRLKALGLTDNTIVIFQPDQGFSEEERTFGGGGSAGILRGSKFSLFEGGTRVPAIISWSKHIASNQVRDQFAANIDWLPTLAAYCNLSLPGRKLDGKSLVHIIRDDRTPTRHKTFFWKQGGTKEKPQWAVRRGDWKLLHNPVQARKEELDQDGFFLANIKADPAEKSNLSKQQPGIVNELKALYDQWVVEVDQQ; encoded by the coding sequence ATGAAATTAAAACGTTTCTGGCCGTTCGTCGGTTGCGTGCTGCTCACCATCCGTGTTTGGGCGCAATCCACGGAGCAGCGTCCCAATGTGATCCTGATCTACTCCGATGATCAGGGTTGGGCTGATCTGCATTCTTTCGGCTCCAACGACTTATATACCCCGGTGCTGGACAGCCTGGGAGCCAGTGGTGTGCGGTTTACACAGTTTTATGCTGCATCCCCCATCTGTTCCCCTTCCCGGGCTTCATTGCTTACGGGCCGGTATCCGCAGCGGGCAGGACTGCCGGAGATGGCTTCCTCCTTAAAGGGAGTGGAGGGCATGCCGGGTAATCAGTATACCATGGGCGAATTATTCCGGGATGCGGGGTATAAAACGGCTCATATTGGTAAATGGCATGTAGGCTACACCCCTGAAACGATGCCCAACGCACAGGGCTTTGATTATTCCTTTGGTTTTATGGGAGGCTGCATCGATAATTATTCTCATTTTTTTTACTGGAACGGTCCTAACCGGCACGACCTCTGGCGCAATGGAACGGAGATCCATGAGGATGGGGCTTATTTCCCGGATCTGATGGTCCGCGAGGCCGGTGCATTTATGGAAAAGAACCGGAATGACCCCTTCTTTATTTATTTTGCCATCAACGTGCCGCATTACCCGTTACAGGGTGAAAAAAAGTGGCTGGATTATTACCGGGAAAAGGGGCTGGCTTCGCCCCGCGCTCAATATGCGGCCTTTGTATCAACGATGGATGAAAAGATCGGAATGTTGCTGAACCGCCTGAAGGCGTTGGGTCTGACGGACAACACGATCGTGATCTTTCAGCCGGACCAGGGGTTTTCAGAGGAAGAGCGTACGTTTGGCGGCGGCGGATCTGCAGGTATCCTCCGCGGCTCCAAATTCAGCCTGTTTGAAGGCGGTACCCGGGTTCCGGCCATCATTAGCTGGTCAAAGCACATCGCGTCCAACCAGGTAAGAGATCAGTTTGCAGCCAATATCGACTGGCTCCCTACCTTGGCAGCTTATTGCAATCTTTCTTTGCCCGGCAGAAAGCTGGATGGGAAAAGCCTGGTGCACATTATCAGGGATGACAGGACGCCTACACGGCATAAAACTTTTTTTTGGAAACAGGGGGGCACCAAAGAGAAACCGCAATGGGCGGTGCGCCGGGGCGACTGGAAGCTGCTGCACAACCCTGTGCAGGCCCGGAAAGAAGAGCTGGACCAGGATGGTTTTTTTCTCGCCAATATCAAAGCAGACCCGGCTGAAAAGAGCAATCTTTCAAAACAACAACCCGGGATCGTGAACGAATTAAAAGCACTTTATGACCAGTGGGTGGTGGAAGTGGATCAGCAATAA
- a CDS encoding sulfatase codes for MKWLLITGGMLTMLLPLMATAQADAGIKKRPNIVYIMSDDHGYQAVSAYGYGLNHTPNIDRLAEEGVLFTRATVTNSLCAPSRAVLLTGKHSFINGKVDNEARFNWNQDNFAKQLQQHGYQTALIGKIHMDGLPQGFDYSAVLIDQGEYYNPNFIINGKKQQVPGYVTDLTTDMTLDWMAKRDTSKPFCVLFHQKAPHREWLPALRHIAAYTKLNVKEPATLFDDYKGRGTAARTAEMNILKDMNWAGDSKVPPAMMDELGLKQTLTWDKAAYNNNLGRMTPEERRAWDTVYNPIMADFKKRYPAMSRTELMRWRYQRYMQDYLGTVAAVDDGVGRLLDFLKTNGLEENTIVIYTSDQGFYLGEHGWFDKRFMYEESLRTPLLIRYPAEIAGGKRSGALVQNLDFAPTLLDYAGVPVPEDMQGRSFRKLLNGTDTSWRDAVYYTYYEYPSIHMVKRHYGVRTDRYKLIHFYYDVDEWELYDLQKDPHEMKNVYNDPAYISVRKTLHKKLEQLRKQYGDSDQQDQSFLKQALKKSS; via the coding sequence ATGAAGTGGCTGCTAATAACCGGAGGGATGCTGACAATGTTATTACCGTTGATGGCAACCGCCCAGGCAGATGCGGGGATAAAAAAACGGCCCAATATCGTGTACATCATGAGTGATGATCACGGTTACCAGGCCGTCAGCGCTTATGGCTATGGTCTTAATCATACACCTAATATCGACCGGCTGGCAGAAGAAGGGGTGTTGTTCACCCGGGCCACGGTTACCAATTCACTCTGCGCTCCAAGCCGCGCAGTGCTGCTTACCGGCAAGCACAGCTTTATTAATGGTAAGGTCGATAATGAAGCCCGCTTTAACTGGAACCAGGACAATTTCGCCAAACAATTGCAGCAGCATGGCTACCAGACCGCCCTGATCGGCAAGATTCATATGGATGGGCTTCCACAGGGATTTGACTATTCTGCAGTATTGATCGATCAGGGAGAGTACTATAACCCCAATTTTATTATCAATGGCAAAAAACAACAGGTGCCCGGATATGTGACCGATCTTACAACAGATATGACATTGGACTGGATGGCAAAGCGTGACACGAGCAAACCGTTTTGCGTACTTTTTCATCAAAAAGCACCTCATCGCGAATGGTTACCTGCACTGCGCCATATCGCTGCGTATACAAAACTGAATGTAAAAGAACCGGCCACATTATTTGACGATTATAAGGGCCGCGGCACCGCCGCCCGCACCGCCGAAATGAATATACTGAAAGACATGAACTGGGCGGGCGACAGCAAGGTTCCTCCGGCAATGATGGATGAGCTGGGGCTAAAGCAAACCCTTACCTGGGATAAAGCCGCTTATAATAACAACCTGGGGCGCATGACACCGGAAGAGCGCAGGGCCTGGGATACCGTATACAACCCGATCATGGCGGATTTTAAAAAACGTTATCCCGCAATGTCAAGAACAGAACTGATGCGCTGGCGGTATCAGCGGTATATGCAGGACTACCTGGGAACAGTGGCCGCCGTGGATGACGGTGTGGGAAGGCTGCTGGATTTTTTAAAAACGAACGGGCTCGAAGAGAACACGATCGTGATCTACACATCGGACCAGGGCTTTTATCTGGGAGAGCATGGCTGGTTTGACAAACGTTTTATGTATGAAGAATCGCTCCGTACCCCGCTGCTCATACGGTATCCTGCAGAGATAGCCGGCGGGAAGCGTTCCGGCGCATTGGTTCAGAACCTGGATTTTGCGCCGACCCTGCTGGATTATGCCGGTGTGCCGGTACCGGAAGACATGCAGGGCCGGTCGTTCAGAAAGTTGTTAAACGGCACCGATACTTCGTGGAGGGATGCGGTATACTACACCTATTATGAGTACCCTTCCATTCACATGGTGAAGCGGCATTATGGTGTTCGCACCGACCGCTATAAGCTGATCCATTTTTATTATGATGTGGATGAATGGGAGCTGTATGATCTTCAAAAGGATCCCCACGAAATGAAAAATGTGTACAATGATCCGGCCTATATTTCTGTACGGAAAACACTGCACAAAAAGCTGGAACAGCTCAGAAAACAATACGGGGATTCCGATCAGCAGGATCAGTCGTTCCTCAAACAGGCATTAAAAAAAAGCAGCTGA
- a CDS encoding FecR family protein: protein MMSDRLIELLAKKNGRQITLEELKELNELLAADPGHAAMDQLMRELFETSISFEDHVTGQELDQWTRNIRTKIGAPEASPGLKRRPVYWLRYAAAAVVLVVLGTGIYRATRTGQNRSPNIVTTKKGSKSSVVLPDGTKVWINSASELTYDKNYGKGSREVLLTGEAYFDVVKDPSQPFIVHTKNIDVRVLGTAFNVRAYEGEVNTQTTLLRGAVEVFLKNKQNQKILLKPSEKIVVKNKPSGKTPEGLEENLPDVVLTSVKINTADSSTVETKWMKDQLVFSQDRLGDIVPILEGRYGVTIDVKDPGLLGRRFTGRIENETIYEVLESLGLTLGVKHKMNGDHITIYK, encoded by the coding sequence ATGATGAGCGACCGGTTGATAGAATTACTCGCAAAAAAAAACGGCCGGCAGATCACACTCGAAGAGCTGAAAGAGTTAAATGAGCTGCTGGCTGCTGATCCGGGACATGCTGCCATGGATCAGCTGATGAGGGAGTTATTTGAAACCTCCATAAGTTTTGAGGACCATGTAACCGGTCAGGAACTGGATCAGTGGACGCGGAATATCCGGACCAAGATCGGAGCGCCTGAAGCATCGCCGGGATTAAAGAGGCGCCCGGTGTACTGGCTGCGCTATGCCGCGGCGGCTGTGGTGCTTGTGGTGTTGGGTACGGGTATTTACCGGGCTACAAGAACAGGACAAAACCGGTCTCCGAATATCGTAACCACCAAGAAGGGATCCAAATCGAGCGTTGTATTGCCTGATGGGACCAAGGTCTGGATCAATTCGGCTTCCGAACTCACGTATGATAAGAATTACGGGAAAGGCAGCCGGGAAGTACTATTAACAGGAGAAGCCTATTTTGATGTGGTAAAAGATCCTTCGCAGCCGTTCATCGTGCACACAAAAAATATTGATGTCCGGGTACTGGGCACTGCGTTTAATGTGCGGGCTTATGAAGGCGAAGTCAATACGCAAACAACATTGTTGCGGGGAGCGGTGGAAGTGTTTCTCAAGAATAAACAGAATCAGAAGATCTTGCTGAAGCCCAGCGAAAAGATTGTGGTAAAGAACAAACCATCCGGCAAAACACCGGAGGGCCTGGAAGAAAATCTTCCCGATGTAGTGCTTACATCTGTAAAAATAAATACTGCCGATTCGAGTACAGTTGAAACAAAATGGATGAAGGATCAGCTGGTGTTCAGTCAGGACCGGCTGGGGGACATTGTTCCCATTCTGGAAGGGCGCTATGGGGTTACAATCGACGTGAAAGACCCCGGGCTGCTCGGCAGGCGGTTTACAGGCAGGATCGAGAACGAAACCATTTACGAGGTGCTGGAATCCCTGGGCTTAACGCTAGGGGTAAAACATAAAATGAACGGAGATCATATAACAATATATAAATAA
- a CDS encoding radical SAM protein → MPVRPYTYYDFTISLCSTCLKRVDAKIVFENNKVYMLKNCAEHGFEKVLIATDVEYYKNIRNYNKPSETPLQFNTKTHYGCPYDCGLCTDHEQHSCLTVVEITDRCNLTCPTCYAMSSPHYGRHRTVEEVERMLDIIVANEGEPDVVQISGGEPTLHPDFFKILDIAKTKPIKHLMVNTNGIRIAKDKEFAKQMASYMPDFEIYLQFDSFKPEALIRLRGKDLLETRMKALQHLNELNLSTTLVVTLQQGVNDDEIGAIIDYALQQPCVRGVTFQPVQIAGRTENFDPAVNRITMTDVRQKILHQTTVFNAHDLIPVPCNPDALVMGYALKLNNQVFPLTRYIDPALLLDNSKNTIVYEQDDALKEKMIDIFSTGISVDRVEENMNQLLCCLPQIQAPGLTYNNLFRIIIMRFIDAYDFDVRAIKKSCVHIVHKDGRLIPFETMNLFYRDEKEAYVKELQEKMETTV, encoded by the coding sequence ATGCCGGTCCGTCCATACACTTACTATGATTTCACCATCAGCCTCTGCAGCACCTGTCTGAAAAGGGTCGATGCCAAAATTGTTTTCGAGAACAATAAGGTATACATGCTCAAAAACTGTGCGGAGCACGGGTTTGAAAAAGTGCTGATCGCCACGGACGTGGAATACTACAAAAATATCCGCAACTACAACAAACCCTCCGAAACACCGCTACAGTTCAATACAAAAACACATTACGGTTGTCCGTACGACTGCGGCCTTTGCACGGATCATGAACAGCATAGTTGCCTGACGGTAGTGGAAATTACGGACCGCTGCAACCTTACCTGTCCTACCTGCTATGCGATGAGCAGCCCGCATTATGGCCGGCACCGCACGGTGGAAGAGGTGGAGCGCATGCTGGACATCATCGTGGCCAATGAAGGTGAACCGGATGTGGTGCAGATCAGCGGGGGAGAACCGACACTTCATCCCGATTTCTTTAAAATACTGGACATTGCCAAAACCAAGCCCATCAAGCACCTGATGGTAAATACAAACGGCATCCGCATCGCAAAGGATAAAGAATTTGCAAAACAAATGGCATCTTATATGCCCGACTTTGAGATCTATCTGCAATTTGATTCCTTTAAACCGGAAGCATTGATCCGGCTGCGCGGAAAAGACCTGCTGGAAACAAGGATGAAAGCCCTGCAGCACCTGAATGAGCTGAATCTTTCCACCACGCTGGTGGTGACATTGCAACAGGGGGTGAACGATGATGAGATCGGGGCAATTATCGACTATGCTCTTCAGCAGCCCTGTGTAAGGGGTGTTACCTTTCAGCCGGTTCAGATCGCGGGCCGTACGGAAAATTTTGATCCGGCCGTGAACCGGATCACCATGACGGATGTGCGGCAGAAGATCCTCCACCAGACCACTGTGTTCAACGCCCATGACCTGATCCCGGTACCCTGCAACCCCGATGCGCTGGTAATGGGCTATGCCCTGAAGCTGAATAACCAGGTATTCCCGCTGACGCGTTATATTGATCCGGCGTTGCTGCTGGACAATTCGAAGAATACGATTGTGTACGAGCAGGACGACGCGCTGAAAGAAAAGATGATCGATATCTTCAGCACCGGTATTTCAGTAGACCGTGTGGAGGAGAATATGAACCAGCTGCTTTGTTGTCTTCCGCAGATACAGGCACCGGGGCTTACTTACAACAACCTGTTCCGCATCATCATTATGCGATTTATCGACGCCTATGATTTTGATGTGCGCGCCATAAAAAAAAGCTGTGTGCATATTGTACATAAAGACGGGCGGCTGATCCCCTTTGAGACCATGAATTTATTTTACCGGGATGAGAAGGAAGCGTATGTAAAAGAATTGCAGGAAAAGATGGAGACGACAGTTTGA
- a CDS encoding RNA polymerase sigma-70 factor, whose protein sequence is MNSNRLQYLVDCIANDSDERAFDELLRFYFPGLLSFANTIVKDKWVSEEIVEDVFVKLWKTRNMLPAIKNLSNYLYIAVKYAGINYLQSRDFTMIQRKEVLDNLGDDYFFSLKTPETRLISAENLAAIAAVINTLPAQCRLIFRLVKEEGLKYNEVAQLLNLSPRTVGTQMTRAVSRIAETLAELFPEVASRRGKKAE, encoded by the coding sequence ATGAACTCCAACAGGCTTCAATACCTGGTCGATTGCATTGCCAATGACAGCGATGAACGGGCATTTGACGAATTACTTCGTTTTTATTTCCCGGGATTGCTTTCATTTGCCAATACGATCGTAAAAGACAAATGGGTGTCGGAAGAAATTGTGGAAGATGTATTCGTAAAGCTCTGGAAAACCCGTAACATGCTGCCTGCGATTAAGAACCTGTCCAACTATCTGTACATTGCCGTCAAATATGCCGGTATTAATTATTTGCAGAGCAGGGATTTCACTATGATACAACGAAAAGAAGTACTGGATAACCTGGGTGATGACTACTTTTTTTCATTAAAAACCCCCGAAACCAGACTGATCTCTGCCGAAAACCTGGCTGCCATTGCTGCCGTCATCAATACCCTGCCGGCTCAATGCCGGCTGATATTCAGGCTGGTAAAAGAAGAAGGGCTGAAATACAATGAGGTAGCCCAGTTATTGAACCTGTCGCCCCGCACCGTCGGCACGCAAATGACCCGGGCCGTCAGCCGGATTGCAGAAACCCTGGCTGAACTGTTCCCGGAAGTGGCTTCCCGGCGTGGGAAAAAGGCGGAATAA